The proteins below come from a single Staphylococcus sp. MI 10-1553 genomic window:
- a CDS encoding PTS mannitol transporter subunit IICB, which translates to MSKTEEKKGIGRKVQAFGSFLSSMIMPNIGAFIAWGFIAAIFIDNGWIPNKDLAQLAVPMIKYLIPLLIAFSGGRLIHGIRGGIIAATSTMGVIVALPQTPMLLGAMIMGPLVGWLMKKVDEWIQPRTPQGFEMLFNNFSAGILGFIMTILGFEILAPVMKFVMHILSVAVEGLVHAHLLPIVSIIVEPAKIVFLNNAINHGVFTPLGADQASSLGQSVLYTIESNPGPGLGVLVAYMIFGKGTAKATSYGAGIIHFLGGIHEIYFPYVLMRPMLFLSVILGGVTGVATYQATGFGFKSPASPGSFIVYCINAPRGEFLHMLLGVLLAAAVSFIVSAFILKFTKDTQQDIEEATAQMEATKGKKSQVASKLTDSESKTTVEANKKVDEVKAEEDLLHQYNTEQVSAHDYRDIHHIIFACDAGMGSSAMGASMLRNKFKKAGLTDIQVTNTAINQLPKDAQLIITQKTLTDRAIKQVPTAIHISVDNFLNSPRYEELLTNLKKDE; encoded by the coding sequence ATGTCAAAAACTGAAGAAAAGAAAGGAATAGGACGCAAAGTACAAGCTTTCGGTTCATTCCTCAGTAGTATGATCATGCCAAACATTGGTGCTTTTATTGCCTGGGGATTTATCGCTGCCATTTTCATCGATAATGGTTGGATCCCTAATAAAGATTTAGCACAGCTCGCTGTTCCTATGATTAAATATCTCATTCCATTATTAATTGCATTTAGTGGAGGTCGTTTGATTCATGGGATACGTGGAGGAATTATAGCAGCGACTTCTACTATGGGGGTGATTGTTGCATTGCCTCAAACGCCAATGCTGTTAGGTGCCATGATTATGGGACCGTTAGTCGGTTGGCTCATGAAAAAGGTAGATGAATGGATCCAACCACGTACGCCTCAAGGTTTTGAAATGTTATTCAATAATTTTTCTGCTGGTATTTTGGGCTTTATTATGACGATTTTAGGTTTTGAAATATTAGCACCAGTCATGAAGTTTGTGATGCACATTTTATCCGTTGCTGTTGAAGGATTAGTGCATGCGCACTTACTTCCAATTGTGAGCATTATTGTAGAGCCTGCGAAAATTGTGTTTTTAAATAATGCCATTAACCACGGTGTTTTCACACCGTTAGGCGCTGATCAAGCATCGTCGTTAGGACAGTCCGTTTTATATACGATTGAGTCTAATCCAGGGCCTGGTTTAGGTGTGCTCGTGGCATATATGATTTTTGGAAAAGGCACAGCGAAAGCAACGTCTTATGGTGCAGGGATCATTCACTTTTTAGGAGGGATTCATGAGATTTACTTCCCTTACGTTTTAATGAGACCGATGTTGTTTTTATCCGTTATTTTGGGCGGAGTAACGGGTGTGGCAACTTATCAAGCAACAGGCTTTGGATTTAAAAGTCCAGCTTCTCCAGGGTCATTTATCGTCTATTGTATCAACGCACCAAGAGGCGAGTTTTTACACATGTTACTCGGTGTATTGCTAGCTGCGGCCGTTTCATTTATTGTATCTGCATTCATTTTAAAATTTACGAAAGATACGCAACAAGATATTGAAGAAGCTACAGCACAAATGGAAGCGACGAAAGGTAAAAAATCACAAGTTGCTTCGAAATTGACTGACTCTGAAAGTAAAACAACTGTAGAAGCTAACAAAAAGGTGGATGAAGTCAAAGCTGAAGAAGACTTGCTTCATCAATACAATACAGAACAAGTTTCCGCTCATGACTATCGTGATATCCATCATATTATTTTTGCTTGTGATGCTGGAATGGGATCAAGCGCAATGGGCGCAAGCATGTTACGAAATAAGTTCAAAAAAGCGGGGCTTACAGATATTCAGGTCACAAATACCGCTATTAACCAATTGCCAAAAGATGCCCAACTAATCATTACTCAGAAAACATTGACCGATAGAGCAATTAAGCAAGTACCGACAGCCATTCATATTTCAGTGGATAACTTTTTGAATTCACCAAGATATGAGGAGTTACTGACTAATTTGAAGAAAGATGAATAA
- a CDS encoding BglG family transcription antiterminator yields the protein MFLSSREKRIIEILIKYRKTYIRIYDIAQQLGVSSRTIHRELKHVESYLETFAVVLERVSKQGIRIMGHEYDMKRLFKDVSENTAMDLSLEEQKVIILYALIQTKAPIKQFSLAEEIGVSIQTLSKLLDELSQDIHLYQLSISRKRGEGIQLLGPESKKREFLSQLMVNKLNSTSVYSVIENHFVYQSLHQSQQSLVNLEQIFQVERILMDDLGRLPYSLTESSYLSLTIHIVLGIHRMKNDEYVAINDDIYDSVKETLEQEIARDIANRLEEIYDVKFNEAEITFITIHLRGAKRKDFRADKAEQSDLKTIIQFVEAVEQISGQHFEDRANLIEGLKLHIHPAINRLSSNIETYNPLTQMIQYKYPLLFKQIKQALTIVWPELAFPDSEIAFIVLHFGGSIKRHKKAPLNLLVVCSSGVGTSRLLAARLKNTFRDIDRITQASVSDLNHLNLESFAGIISTVNLDIKQPFITVNPLLPESDITYVSHFLKLNETHHSNHETHTKILMKDNENLINTMRDAVHLIDSMKIEHRQVDHWSMYIANHLLNEQAIQDVNQFSQYLQEKLDNHPGWLLAPYPVAIPHLRDSIILKPVILVTLLDTPIKMSNTQADDFKVKYIISMFIPDNEEMAQLVSQFIEEVGEHLEDIETFMKEPEKLRTILKSKISEKIKNNFM from the coding sequence ATGTTTTTGAGCTCTCGAGAGAAACGTATCATTGAAATTCTAATTAAATATCGTAAAACTTACATTCGAATTTATGATATCGCGCAGCAACTCGGAGTATCCTCTCGTACGATTCATAGAGAATTAAAACACGTTGAATCTTATTTAGAAACATTTGCCGTTGTATTAGAACGTGTGTCTAAACAAGGAATTCGTATTATGGGCCATGAATATGACATGAAACGTCTTTTTAAAGATGTGTCTGAGAATACAGCGATGGATTTATCTCTGGAAGAGCAAAAAGTGATTATTTTATATGCACTTATTCAGACGAAAGCACCGATTAAACAATTCAGTTTAGCAGAAGAAATTGGTGTATCGATTCAAACGTTATCTAAGCTATTGGATGAATTATCACAGGATATCCATTTATATCAATTATCGATATCACGAAAACGTGGTGAAGGTATCCAATTACTGGGTCCAGAGTCAAAGAAACGTGAATTTTTAAGTCAGTTAATGGTCAACAAACTGAATAGTACGAGTGTTTATTCTGTTATTGAAAATCATTTTGTATATCAATCATTGCATCAATCACAACAATCGTTAGTTAATTTGGAACAGATTTTTCAAGTAGAGCGAATTCTTATGGATGATTTGGGTCGGCTTCCGTATTCGTTGACTGAGTCCAGTTACTTGTCATTAACCATCCACATCGTTTTAGGGATTCATCGTATGAAAAATGATGAGTATGTCGCGATCAATGATGATATTTATGACAGCGTGAAGGAGACTTTAGAACAAGAAATTGCCCGGGACATAGCAAATCGATTAGAGGAGATTTATGATGTGAAATTTAATGAAGCAGAAATTACCTTTATTACGATTCATCTGCGAGGGGCTAAAAGGAAAGATTTTAGAGCTGACAAGGCAGAACAGAGTGATTTAAAAACCATCATCCAATTTGTAGAGGCTGTTGAACAAATCTCTGGGCAGCATTTTGAAGATAGAGCGAATTTGATTGAAGGTCTCAAACTGCATATTCATCCGGCGATTAATCGATTAAGTTCCAACATTGAGACATACAATCCGCTCACCCAAATGATCCAATACAAGTATCCATTATTATTTAAACAAATTAAGCAGGCGCTAACAATTGTGTGGCCCGAACTGGCATTTCCGGATAGCGAAATTGCATTTATTGTTTTGCACTTTGGCGGCTCCATTAAGAGACACAAAAAAGCACCTTTAAATCTATTGGTGGTGTGTAGCAGTGGTGTAGGGACAAGTCGATTACTAGCAGCACGTCTTAAAAATACATTCAGAGATATTGATCGTATCACCCAAGCGTCGGTAAGTGATTTGAATCATCTCAATTTAGAAAGTTTTGCCGGCATTATTTCAACAGTCAACTTGGATATCAAACAACCTTTTATTACTGTGAATCCATTATTGCCTGAATCTGATATCACGTATGTTTCACACTTTCTAAAGTTAAATGAAACGCATCATTCGAATCATGAGACGCATACAAAAATATTGATGAAAGATAACGAAAATTTAATCAATACGATGCGTGATGCCGTGCATTTGATTGATTCGATGAAAATAGAGCATCGACAAGTCGATCACTGGTCGATGTACATTGCCAACCATTTATTGAATGAACAAGCAATTCAAGATGTGAATCAATTTAGCCAATACTTACAAGAAAAATTAGATAATCATCCGGGATGGCTATTAGCCCCTTATCCTGTCGCAATTCCACATTTGAGGGATTCTATCATCTTGAAACCGGTCATTTTAGTCACCCTTTTAGATACACCGATTAAGATGTCAAACACGCAAGCGGATGATTTCAAAGTGAAGTATATAATCAGCATGTTCATACCGGACAACGAGGAGATGGCGCAGTTAGTTAGTCAATTCATTGAAGAGGTGGGTGAACATCTCGAGGATATTGAAACGTTTATGAAAGAACCAGAAAAATTAAGGACAATTTTAAAATCTAAAATTTCAGAAAAGATAAAAAATAATTTTATGTAG
- a CDS encoding PTS sugar transporter subunit IIA, with amino-acid sequence MSELFSNENIFINVAVSSQSEAIELAGQALVDNGLVTQDYIQSMKEREKVVSTFMGNALAIPHGTDEAKESVLHSGLSLLQIPDGVDWDDEEVKVVVGIAGKDGEHLDLLSKIAITFSEEANVERIVNAKSANEIKAVFEEADV; translated from the coding sequence ATGAGTGAATTATTTAGTAATGAGAATATTTTTATTAATGTCGCGGTATCGAGTCAGTCTGAAGCGATTGAATTAGCGGGACAAGCGCTAGTGGACAATGGATTAGTGACGCAAGATTATATTCAATCAATGAAAGAACGCGAAAAAGTAGTGTCTACATTTATGGGAAATGCTTTAGCCATTCCACATGGCACAGATGAAGCAAAAGAAAGTGTCTTACATTCAGGCTTATCTTTACTTCAAATCCCAGACGGTGTCGATTGGGATGACGAGGAAGTTAAAGTCGTCGTTGGGATTGCAGGTAAAGATGGTGAACATTTAGATTTATTATCTAAAATTGCGATTACATTTAGTGAAGAAGCCAATGTCGAACGTATTGTGAATGCCAAATCAGCTAATGAAATTAAAGCGGTTTTTGAGGAGGCAGATGTATAA